Below is a genomic region from Pseudomonas extremaustralis.
AGGGCTATGCGCAAGTGCGCCTGCGCGACGACAGCCTGTTGACGTTGCAGCCGGGGACCGTGCTGAGCGTGGATACGTTTGCCTACGATGCGGCTTTGCCAGCTGCCGATGCGCTGGTGTTCACCCTGAAGCACGGCGGGTTGCGCTCCGACGGCGGGTTGCTGGGCAAGCGCAGCCAGGATCGCTCGACGTTGATCACGCCCAATGGCCGTATCGGCCTGCAATCGGCCAGCGTAGTGGTGTATTACCAGCCGGCGGCGGTCGTGGCGACGCGCGCGTCATCCCGGCTGAAAAGCCTGGCCGTGGGGTTGGCGTCATCGGCCGGACAGGCTGATGCCTCTTACACTGCATTCGTCGCCGCGGTTTCGGCGCGCTATGTCTATCGCCTGGGCAATGTCCTGGCCTCGGCGGAGTCATGGGCGGCGCAAGGCAGCGCTTCGCTTGTGCAGGTGGCGACGGAGTTTGCGTCGGTTTTGCCCGCTCCGCTCGCTCCGTCAAGTCCGCCGCCAGGTTTATTTGTGCAGGTTCTCGACGGTGTGATCAATTTGACTAACGGGGGCGGTACGCAGAGTTTCATGGCCGGCCAGTTCGGATTCACGCCAAGCAACATGACGCCTCCAGTGTTGGTACCGAAGAACCCCGGCATTTCGTTCACCCTGCCTACTACATTCTTGCTGCCTAGTGGGGCGCCGGACGCTACCAGACAGGTCAGCGTACCGGCCGCCGTCGATTGCCAGGTGCGCTGAGCCAGGCCCCGGCGGGCCTGTCAATGCATCTTGCCGTGGTCCATGCCATCCATTCCACGGGCAGGCGCCTTGACCTCGACGGTCTGCTTCTGGCCCTTGGCATTTTCCACGGTCAGGGTCAGCGGCACCTGGTCGCCTTCCTTGATCTGGCCGGTCAGGCCCATCAGCATCACGTGATAGCCGTTGGGGTCGAGCTTGACGGCCTGGCCTGCGGGCAGGGCCACCGAGTCCACCGGGCCCATGCGCATCACGTCGTCCTTCATGCTCATTTCATGGATCTGCACGTCCTTGGCCACAGGCGACACGACGCTGAGCAACTTGCTGTCGCTGTCGGCGGTCAGGGTCATGAATGCACCGCTGGACGGCTGGCCCGGCACGGTGGCGCGTACCCAGGGGTCGGTCACCAGCACCTGGGCGCTGGCGTGGGCGGCCAGGCCCAGCAGGGTGAGGCCGAAGGTGAGGCGTTTGAGGTGTTGAACGGCAGTCATTAGCAGACCTCCATGACGGTGAGCAGGTCTTCTGCGCACTCTTTAGCGGTAAGGGATGCCTGCAGGCCCAGGCGCAGGTTGCCGCGGGTGTCGAAGACGAAACTGGTGGCGGTGTGGGACAGGGTGTAGGTATCGCCGGCGGGGACCTTTTCATAAAAGATCCCGAACTCCTTGGCGGCCACGGCGATTTCTTCCGGGGTGCCATACAGCGCTTCGAAGCTGGGGTCGAAGGCTTTGACATACCTGTTGAGGATCTCCGGCGTGTCGCGTTCCGGGTCGAGGGTGATGAAGATCACCTGCATGATCTCGCCGTCGCGGCCCATCAGCTTCTTGGCTTGAGCGGCGCGGGCGAGGGTGGTCGGGCACACGGCCGGGCACTGGGTGAAGCCGAAGAACACCACCGGCATCAGGCCACGGTAGGAACTGAGGGTGACGGTGTCGCCCTCGGTGTTCTTGAGCTTGAAGGTACGGCCCATGATCTTGTCGCTCAGGTCCTTGCCGTACTTGAAGTTCAGCCTGGGGCTGTTGTCACAACCGGCCAGCAGGCCCAGACCCAGCAGGCCCATGCCCGTCAGGACCTTGCGGCGGGTGAATAACGTACTCATCGACTGTGCATCCTGTGAAGCGCCTGCCTTGCTCTGGATCTATACGTCAGGCTTTGAAAAGGAGTAAGTGCGGAGGGCGCCAAGTCTACCAACCCTGCCCAGTCGGCGTAATCTGTGACGTTCTGCCACAGGGGGCCTGCCGCATTTCATCGCGTGGCGCCGCTGACGCTGTGAAATCCAACCTTGCTGCCCGTTCGCCGCTCGCCCGCAGCCTGTGCCGCAGCTTGGCTCCCGTGGGGTGTGAGCCTCGGCCAGCGGCTCGATGGGTGGGCCGGCGCGGGCTGTCCGGTGGGCGACAAGCCGGCGCGATTTTCCGACAAAAGGATTGAATGGCCGCTGTTTTGGCAACATCTGGAACTACTTTGCTTGCCCGATGTGCAGCGCGTCGACCGTCGCCGGCGAGTTCCTGATCCAAGGTTCGACGCAGGGTGTCGATGCCCTGGAAACCCCGCGCTAGAGCTGGATTGTTACGTAAATTGAAAAGGTGATTGGCAATTTCGGTGGCTATATCTCGGCCGTCCAACGCTATACCGTGCGCGGTCCCGTCAAATACTGCAGCACCACCCCCGCGACAAATAAAAACTGAGCTGGGCTGTGACGGGATCGCCTCAATCACTTTTTGGAGCCTTCATGAATCACACCACTCGCCTGGCCCTGGCCGTTTCCCTGGGGGCTGCGCAGCAAGCTGTCGCCTCCGGTTTTATCGACGACAGCAAAGCCAGCCTCGACCTGCGAAATTTCTACTACAACCAGGACACCCGTAACGCCAAGGCACCCACCGACAAAGAGTGGGGCCAGGCGTTCATGTTCAACTACCAGTCCGGTTTCACCGAGGGCACGGTGGGCCTGGGCGTGGACGTGCAGCAATGGTACGGCCTGCGCCTGGATGCCTCGGGGCGCTCGGGCAAGAAAGGCGAAGACATTACTCCCGGCAGCGTCTTCCCGCTGGACGACGGCAAAGCCGCCCAGGACTTCAGCAAGACCGGCGTCACCGGCAAGATGCGCATCGCCCAGACCCAACTGAAAGTCGGCAGCATGATGCCCAAGCTGCCGGTGCTGACCACCGAAGACGGGCGCCTGCTGCCCCAGACCTTCCGCGGCTATCAAGTGGATTCCAAGGACTTCAAGGACTTCAACCTGGTCGCCGGCAAAATCGAACAGGTGCTGGATCGTAACTCCAGCAACGGCCAGGGCATGTCGATCGCCGGCGCCAATGACCCGATCAAGGGCAAGGACAGCAACCAGTTCTACTACGGCGGGGTGGATTACACCGTCAGCAAGCAACTGCAACTGCAGTACTACTACGCCAACCTGGAGAACTTCTACCAGCAGCACTTCCTGGGCCTGGTGCACAACTGGCAGTTGCCGGTGGGGCAGCTCAAAAGTGACCTGCGCTATTTCTACAGCACATCTGATGGCAAGAACGGCAGCGCTTCGGGGCGTCAAGAAGGCTATGTGAGCGCGGGCTACTATGCGCCGGGCGTCAACACCGGCAAGGTCGACAACCGCCTGTGGAGCGCCATGTTCACCTACAGCCTGAGCGGGCATTCGCTTGGTCTCGGCTACCAGAAGACCACCGGCGAAAGCGACTTTCCCCATATCAACCAGGGCCAGGGCCGTTCGCTGTACCTGATCACCAACTCCCAATCGCTGAAGTTCGTGAATGCCGGCGAACAGGCCACGGTCGGCACCTATGCCTATGACTTCGCCAGCCTGGGCATACCGGGCCTGCGCTCCAGCGTGACCTATATCCACGGCACCCATATCCAAACCGCAACCCGCGATAACAGCGAATGGGAACGCGACATCCGCCTGGACTACGTGATCCCCACCGGCACCTTAAAAGGCCTGGGCTTTACCTGGCGCGGTGCGGTGATGCGCGGTAACGACACGGCCGACAAGGATGAGACGCGCCTGATCGTCAGCTACAGCGTCCCGCTGATGTAAGTCGCGGGCGGGGCCGCAACGCTTGATCGGTATCAAGGCCACCTCCTGCGCCCACGCGCACACTGGGCGCCCCACGGCCGATCCCCCTGCGAGGCGATCATGCTCTACCTTCTGTTGCTCTTGACCCACCTGTTCGCCGCGCTGATTTTTATCGGCACGGTGTTTTTCGAGGTGCTGATCCTGGGCAGCCTGCACCGGCAATTGCCGGCGCGGGTGATGGTGCTGGTGGAGCAGGGGGTTGGCCTGCGGGCGCGAGCGTTGATGCCGTGGGTGTTGCTGGCGCTGTTCGGCGCCGGCCTCGGCATGGTCTGGCTGCGCTACCTGCCGGTGCTGGCGGCTCCCCTGGCGTCCTCGTTCGGCACATTGCTCAGCCTCAAGCTGGCCCTGGCCGCCAGTGTGCTCCTGCACTTTCTGGTGACCATGGCGCGGATGCGTTGGGGCAGCGTCAGCGCACGCTATATCCGTTGGGTTCACCTGAGCCTGTTCGCGCATATGGTCGCCATCGTGCTGCTGGCCAAGGGCATGTTTTATCTGAGCTGGTAGCAGTACGACCTCTGGGCCTTGATGCATATCAAGGTGAGTGGCCAGGTCGCACCGGACAATGGCGCACAGTCACCCGCTCCGGAGTCCGTCATGCGCAGCCCGATTCACCCCACCCGCTTTCGCCAGGACCAGGGCGTGTTGGACCTGGCCTGCCAGATGGACACCCGTCGCTTCCATGCCGGGGTCGGCAGCCTGGACCTGTTGCGTGCCTTGCGCGACAGTCGCCAGCGTCAACGCCCGCTGGCGTTGAACCTGCACTGGCCGGCGAGCGACCCCGAGGGCGACTACCTGCACAGCGTGACCCAGGAAATCCAACTGATCGGCTGCCAGCTCGGCGCCCGCCAGCCGGTCGATCACTTTCACCTGCGCGGCACGCCACCGGCATTGGCGCAGTTGCAGCCGTTGATGGCGCACCTGCGCGGGCGCTTCAATTTCCTCGACCGTGACCGGGGCGACTACTGCATCGACCTCGACCCTTGGCACATCGATTGGGCCACCATGGGTTCGCTGCGTGATCAGGGCTTCAACCACGCCAGCATCGGCGTTCCGGATACCGGCAGCGACGGTTCGTCGTCCCAGGCCCGCTATCAGGACCCGGCGCCCATCGAATCCCTGGTCGATGCCGCCCGCACTTTCGGGTTTCGCTCGGTGAGCATCGACCTCGGCTATGGCCATGCCTGGCAGACCCCGGCCAGCTTCGAACTGAAACTGGCCAGCCTGATCACCCTGGAACCCGACCGCCTGCACCTGTTCGATTACGCCCAGGCACCGGCCCGCTATCAAGGCCGGTCGTCCCAGGCCTTCAGCGGTGCAGCGGATAAAAACGCCATGCGCCGCTGCGGCTTCGAGTCCCTGACGGCGGCGGGTTACCACTACATCGGCCTCGGCCAGTTCGTGCGCGCCGACGATGACCTCAAACAGGCCCAGGAGCGTGGGCGCCTGAGCCGTAATTGCGAGGGTTTCACTCTGCATGGGCATTGCGACCACATCGGCCTGGGCCTGGGCGCCATCAGCCAGATCGACGCGCTGTGCACCCGCAACACCCAGGATGCGCGCCAGTACCGCGAACAGCTGGCCAGCGGTCAACTCGCCACCCATAGCGGCTGGTTTCGCCAGACCGCCGACCCGGTGCGCCTGCACGTGGCCGAGCGCCTGGCCTGCGATCTGGAGCTGGATATCCCGGCGGTGGAGCGTCGCTACGGCCTGGTGTTCAGGCGCTATTTCGCCAGCCTCTGGCCGCTGCTGGTCGCCTTGCACCGCGACGGTCTGATCGAGTTGTCGCCGAGCTTCATCTGGTTGCTGCCGGCCGGGCTACCGCACGTGGATGGCATCTGTGCGTTGTTCGAACGCGCGGTGCTCGCCACCCCGGTCAGTGCCAATGACGAGGTGATCGACCATGACGGCGTTTGAATTCGACCGCGCCCTGGTGCACAAATACGACCGCCCTGGGCCGCGCTATACCTCGTACCCCACGGCGCCGCAATTCCACAGCGAATTCGCCCTGGATGACTATCACCAGGCGGTCCGCGCCAGCCATCTGGAAACGGCGCCCAAGGCGTTGTCGGTGTACATCCATATCCCGTTTTGCCAGAGCCTTTGCTACTACTGCGGTTGCCACAAGATCATCACGCGCAAGACCCACCGCGCCGTGGAGTACATGGGCTACCTCAAGCGCGAGATCCAGATGCAGGGCGCATTGTTCGAGCGTTCCCGCTGCTTGACCCAGTTGCATCTGGGCGGCGGTACGCCGACCTACCTGGACGACGCGCAACTGGCCGAGCTGATGGCGTGCCTGGCACAGCACTTCACCCTCGACACCAGCGACAACCATGAGTTTTCCATCGAGGTGGACCCGCGCACTATCAGCGTCGAGCGGATCGAGACCCTGCGTCGCCTGGGCTTCAATCGCTTGAGCTTCGGCGTGCAGGACTTCGACCCCGACGTGCAGGCTGCGGTCAATCGCCTGCAAAGCGAAGCGCAGATCCTGCAACTGGTGGCGGCGGCCCGCGAGGCGCGGTTCAAGTCGATCAGTGTCGACCTGATCTACGGCCTGCCGCTGCAAACCGTGGCCAGTTTCGATGTGACCCTGGGCAAACTGATCGCCCTGCGCCCCGACCGGGTGGCAGCCTACAGCTATGCGCACCTGCCGAGCCAGATCCGCGCCCAGCGCATGATCCGTCCCGAAGACATGCCACCGCCGGCGCGCAAGCTGGAGCTGCTGGAACTGACCATCCGCCGTCTCACCGAGGCCGGTTATGTCTATATCGGCATGGACCATTTCGCCTTGCCCGACGATGAACTGGCCCTGGCCCGCGCCAATGGCAGCCTGCAACGTAACTTCCAGGGCTACTCCACCCATGCCGACTGCGACCTGATCGGCCTGGGCGTGTCGGCCATTGGCAAGGTGGGCGACAGCTACAGCCAGAGCGTCAAGGAACTGTCCCAGTACTACGCCCGACTTGACGCGGGGATGCTGCCGGTGCAGCGCGGTTATCGGCTCAATGCCGATGATGTGCTGCGTCGCGAGGTGATCAACGGCCTGATGTGCGAAGGACGGGTTGATTTCGCCCAGGTCGAGGCGGCCCATGGCATTCGCTTCAACGACTATTTCGCCGAGGCCTTGACGCAGTTGGATGAGCATGTGGCGGACGGGTTATTGCAGGTCCAGGACGATGGACTGCAACTGCTGCCCAAGGGGCAGTTGATGGTGCGCAGCGTGGCCATGGCCTTTGATGCCTACCTGGGTGGCGCGCAGAAAGGTCAGTTCTCGCGCACGGTGTGACCTGAGTGCTGTTGGGGTGAGCAGGGCTGCACCGCGTCGGACGGCGCAGCCTGGTGCTTATCTCTTCAAGGTCAGGACCCACTCGGCCAATACCTTGGCTTCGTCTTCTGTCACCTGGTTCGGCGGCATTGGTGTCGGCCCCCAGTTGCCCTGGGTGCCGTTCTTGATGTGGCTGGCCAAGGTGGTAGCGGCGTCTTTCACGCCGGCATTCTTCGCCGCGACGTCTTTCAGGGCCGGGCCCACCAGTTTGCTGTCGAGGGTGTGGCAACCGACGCAAGGCTTGCTGTTGAACAGCGCCGCGCCGTCTTGCGCCAGGGCCGGTTGCAGGGCGAGTGTGGCGCTGCAGGCCAACAGTGCGAGAAGCATATTTTTCATGGGGTACCTCTTAGGGATGGGGCTCGATAGCTGTCGTGCCACGGGTTCTCAGTGCCCGGCAAGCCTATGGTGTCGTGCGGCAATACGCGCTTGACGGCGATCAAGTTCACCGCAAAGCACGCTTGCCAGCCTGTCGCAGGGCGCCTTAGCGTGGGCGCCGAACCCGTTGTGAGGACGCATGATGAGCGAGCCCTTCTACCAACCGCTGGATAACGAACAGCCGCTGTTCGAACACGCCTGGCGCCACCGCATGCCGGTGCTGATCAAGGGCCCGACCGGCTGTGGCAAGACGCGCTTCGTGCAGCACATGGCGCACCGTTTGAACCTGCCGCTGTACACCGTGGCCTGCCACGACGATTTGAGCGCCGCAGACCTGCTTGGCCGGCACCTGATCGGCGCCGAAGGCACCTGGTGGCAGGACGGCCCGTTGACCCGCGCGGTGCGCGAAGGTGGAATCTGCTACCTCGACGAAGTGGTCGAAGCCCGCCAGGACACCGCCGTGGTGCTGCACCCGATTGCCGATGAACGCCGCGAGCTGTTTCTGGAGCGCACCGGCGAAGTGCTCAAGGCGCCGCCGTCGTTCATGCTGGTGGTGTCGTACAACCCCGGCTACCAGAACCTGCTCAAAGGCATGAAGCCCAGCACCCGCCAGCGCTTCGTGGCGATGCGTTTCGGTTACCCGCCGGTGGCCGACGAGGAGCGCATCGTGGCCCGCGAAGCCGGGGTCGACAGTGCCTTGGCCGCGCAGATCGTGCGCCTGGGTCACGCGCTGCGCCGGCTCGATCAGCACGATCTGGAGGAAGTCGCTTCCACGCGCCTGTTGATCTTTACCGCACGCCTGATCGGCGCCGGCATGAGCCCGCGCCAAGCCTGCCTGGCGTGCCTGGCCGAACCGCTGAGCGACGATCCGCACACCGTGTCCGCCTTGATGGACATCGTGGATGTGCACTTTGCCTGAAGCCCGGCGCCTGCCGGGCGACTTGGCGATGTGGTTTTTCATCCTCGCCGAACTGTCCGTGTTCGCCCTCCTGATCCTCGCATTTGCCGTGGCCCAGGTGCTCAAGCCTGAGGTGTTCGCCACGGGGCGCGCGCAACTGGATACCTCGACCGGGTTGGCGATGACCCTGAGCCTGTTGACAGCCGGCTGGCTGGCGGCGTGGGCCGTGCACCAGGTGCGCCAGGGGTTCTCGCGCCGGGGCGCGGTCTTGTTGTATGGCGCGTTGCTGGTGGCGCTGGTGTATGTGGCGATCAAACTCGGCGAGTACGCCCATCTGGCCGGTGCAGGACTTGGGTTGGAGCACGGCACCTTCTTCACCCTGTACTGGATTCTGACCGGGTTTCACTTTTTGCATGTGCTGCTGGGCATGCTGATCCTGGGGTGGGTGGCGGGGCGCTGCTGGCAGCGGGCTTACCGCGTGCCGCACTTGAGCGGGCTGGAATCCGGCGTGCTGTATTGGCACATGATCGACCTGGTGTGGGTGGTGCTGTTTCCGTTGGTCTATGTGATTGGCTGAGGTGGGTATGACGGTTTCCCGAGCGCTGCTGCTGTGTTGGGCGCTGCTGGTGGCGCTGAGCATCGGCACCGTCCTCACCGGCGCGGCCGGCCTTTGGCTGGTGGTGCTGTTGCTGGCGGTGGCCAAGGGCTGGGTGATTGCCGACGGGTTCATGGAACTGCGGCATGCGCCAAAGCTATGGCGTGCCGCGATGCTCGGCTGGACGGTCGTCATCGTCGGCTTGATCGCCATCCTGTAGGAGCTGGCTTGCCAGCGAAAAACCCCCAGGCGCCGCGTTCATCCTGATTTCCCACGTCATCGTTAACGACCTTCGCTGGCAAGCCAGTTCCTACAAATGAATGCGTAGGCCTGGGCGTCCTGTAGGCGGATGGAATACCCGACTAAAACCATCAACATTTCTTGATCGCCATCAAGCGGTTTTCACCCCCCACCTCCCTATCATCACCTGGTCAAGCCACGAGGAAGCGACCATGTCTGAGACCTTCACCAAGGGCATGGCCAGGAATATCTACTTCGGAGGAAGCGTGTTCTTCTTCCTGATTTTCCTGGCC
It encodes:
- a CDS encoding membrane protein encodes the protein MLYLLLLLTHLFAALIFIGTVFFEVLILGSLHRQLPARVMVLVEQGVGLRARALMPWVLLALFGAGLGMVWLRYLPVLAAPLASSFGTLLSLKLALAASVLLHFLVTMARMRWGSVSARYIRWVHLSLFAHMVAIVLLAKGMFYLSW
- a CDS encoding oxygen-independent coproporphyrinogen III oxidase, encoding MRSPIHPTRFRQDQGVLDLACQMDTRRFHAGVGSLDLLRALRDSRQRQRPLALNLHWPASDPEGDYLHSVTQEIQLIGCQLGARQPVDHFHLRGTPPALAQLQPLMAHLRGRFNFLDRDRGDYCIDLDPWHIDWATMGSLRDQGFNHASIGVPDTGSDGSSSQARYQDPAPIESLVDAARTFGFRSVSIDLGYGHAWQTPASFELKLASLITLEPDRLHLFDYAQAPARYQGRSSQAFSGAADKNAMRRCGFESLTAAGYHYIGLGQFVRADDDLKQAQERGRLSRNCEGFTLHGHCDHIGLGLGAISQIDALCTRNTQDARQYREQLASGQLATHSGWFRQTADPVRLHVAERLACDLELDIPAVERRYGLVFRRYFASLWPLLVALHRDGLIELSPSFIWLLPAGLPHVDGICALFERAVLATPVSANDEVIDHDGV
- a CDS encoding SCO family protein, encoding MSTLFTRRKVLTGMGLLGLGLLAGCDNSPRLNFKYGKDLSDKIMGRTFKLKNTEGDTVTLSSYRGLMPVVFFGFTQCPAVCPTTLARAAQAKKLMGRDGEIMQVIFITLDPERDTPEILNRYVKAFDPSFEALYGTPEEIAVAAKEFGIFYEKVPAGDTYTLSHTATSFVFDTRGNLRLGLQASLTAKECAEDLLTVMEVC
- a CDS encoding FecR domain-containing protein, translated to MMTLLGAATWVQAAPVAGTVIHLSGPLFVKKLDGSMRVLGEQSGVEVGDTLSTQGKGYAQVRLRDDSLLTLQPGTVLSVDTFAYDAALPAADALVFTLKHGGLRSDGGLLGKRSQDRSTLITPNGRIGLQSASVVVYYQPAAVVATRASSRLKSLAVGLASSAGQADASYTAFVAAVSARYVYRLGNVLASAESWAAQGSASLVQVATEFASVLPAPLAPSSPPPGLFVQVLDGVINLTNGGGTQSFMAGQFGFTPSNMTPPVLVPKNPGISFTLPTTFLLPSGAPDATRQVSVPAAVDCQVR
- a CDS encoding copper chaperone PCu(A)C, with translation MTAVQHLKRLTFGLTLLGLAAHASAQVLVTDPWVRATVPGQPSSGAFMTLTADSDSKLLSVVSPVAKDVQIHEMSMKDDVMRMGPVDSVALPAGQAVKLDPNGYHVMLMGLTGQIKEGDQVPLTLTVENAKGQKQTVEVKAPARGMDGMDHGKMH
- a CDS encoding cytochrome C oxidase subunit IV family protein gives rise to the protein MTVSRALLLCWALLVALSIGTVLTGAAGLWLVVLLLAVAKGWVIADGFMELRHAPKLWRAAMLGWTVVIVGLIAIL
- a CDS encoding cytochrome c oxidase subunit 3 family protein, translated to MCTLPEARRLPGDLAMWFFILAELSVFALLILAFAVAQVLKPEVFATGRAQLDTSTGLAMTLSLLTAGWLAAWAVHQVRQGFSRRGAVLLYGALLVALVYVAIKLGEYAHLAGAGLGLEHGTFFTLYWILTGFHFLHVLLGMLILGWVAGRCWQRAYRVPHLSGLESGVLYWHMIDLVWVVLFPLVYVIG
- the hemN gene encoding oxygen-independent coproporphyrinogen III oxidase, producing the protein MTAFEFDRALVHKYDRPGPRYTSYPTAPQFHSEFALDDYHQAVRASHLETAPKALSVYIHIPFCQSLCYYCGCHKIITRKTHRAVEYMGYLKREIQMQGALFERSRCLTQLHLGGGTPTYLDDAQLAELMACLAQHFTLDTSDNHEFSIEVDPRTISVERIETLRRLGFNRLSFGVQDFDPDVQAAVNRLQSEAQILQLVAAAREARFKSISVDLIYGLPLQTVASFDVTLGKLIALRPDRVAAYSYAHLPSQIRAQRMIRPEDMPPPARKLELLELTIRRLTEAGYVYIGMDHFALPDDELALARANGSLQRNFQGYSTHADCDLIGLGVSAIGKVGDSYSQSVKELSQYYARLDAGMLPVQRGYRLNADDVLRREVINGLMCEGRVDFAQVEAAHGIRFNDYFAEALTQLDEHVADGLLQVQDDGLQLLPKGQLMVRSVAMAFDAYLGGAQKGQFSRTV
- a CDS encoding OprD family porin, which produces MNHTTRLALAVSLGAAQQAVASGFIDDSKASLDLRNFYYNQDTRNAKAPTDKEWGQAFMFNYQSGFTEGTVGLGVDVQQWYGLRLDASGRSGKKGEDITPGSVFPLDDGKAAQDFSKTGVTGKMRIAQTQLKVGSMMPKLPVLTTEDGRLLPQTFRGYQVDSKDFKDFNLVAGKIEQVLDRNSSNGQGMSIAGANDPIKGKDSNQFYYGGVDYTVSKQLQLQYYYANLENFYQQHFLGLVHNWQLPVGQLKSDLRYFYSTSDGKNGSASGRQEGYVSAGYYAPGVNTGKVDNRLWSAMFTYSLSGHSLGLGYQKTTGESDFPHINQGQGRSLYLITNSQSLKFVNAGEQATVGTYAYDFASLGIPGLRSSVTYIHGTHIQTATRDNSEWERDIRLDYVIPTGTLKGLGFTWRGAVMRGNDTADKDETRLIVSYSVPLM
- a CDS encoding c-type cytochrome, which gives rise to MKNMLLALLACSATLALQPALAQDGAALFNSKPCVGCHTLDSKLVGPALKDVAAKNAGVKDAATTLASHIKNGTQGNWGPTPMPPNQVTEDEAKVLAEWVLTLKR
- a CDS encoding CbbQ/NirQ/NorQ/GpvN family protein, which encodes MMSEPFYQPLDNEQPLFEHAWRHRMPVLIKGPTGCGKTRFVQHMAHRLNLPLYTVACHDDLSAADLLGRHLIGAEGTWWQDGPLTRAVREGGICYLDEVVEARQDTAVVLHPIADERRELFLERTGEVLKAPPSFMLVVSYNPGYQNLLKGMKPSTRQRFVAMRFGYPPVADEERIVAREAGVDSALAAQIVRLGHALRRLDQHDLEEVASTRLLIFTARLIGAGMSPRQACLACLAEPLSDDPHTVSALMDIVDVHFA